GTCGGCGGGGTGAGCGTAGGACTGCAGATCGGCGGATCGTCCACCGATTACGTGGTGCTGGTCATGTCGCAAAAGGGCGTGGACGCGGTCATGAAGGGCAAGATGAAGATGGGCACGGATGCGAGCGTGGCCGCCGGTCCGACAGGAGCGACCTCGGCCTCAACGGCCGATATGTATACCTACGGAAGAGCGAAGGGTGCGTTCGCCGGAGTGTCGCTGGGCGGCGCTTCGCTGGAAGCCGACAACGACGCCAACAAGCGGCTCTACGGGAAAGCGGTCGAGGCGCAGGAACTCGTGATCAAGAACAGCCTGCCGACGCCGGATGTCGGCAAGGCGCTCATCGGCCTGCTCGATACCAAGGCGGGAAAGCGGACGAAGTAGCCCAAAGTACATAGCGCGTAGTAC
This Terriglobales bacterium DNA region includes the following protein-coding sequences:
- a CDS encoding lipid-binding SYLF domain-containing protein is translated as MKKIWMLMAACLFLAWTLPGLADDKQKDEETFKNATAVLDGMLTEKTVPAEVLGKADCVIVLPNVKKAGFVVGGSGGRGAMTCRTGHAFDGKWSAPAMYKVGGVSVGLQIGGSSTDYVVLVMSQKGVDAVMKGKMKMGTDASVAAGPTGATSASTADMYTYGRAKGAFAGVSLGGASLEADNDANKRLYGKAVEAQELVIKNSLPTPDVGKALIGLLDTKAGKRTK